From the Bacteroidia bacterium genome, one window contains:
- a CDS encoding electron transfer flavoprotein subunit alpha/FixB family protein, translating to MNILVIAEQRDNTVKKASFEAVRAAAKLAGQLGASVTGMLIGGSAEAAASLGGYGATKVLHVADERLALYSSAAYATAVTTAAAKENADIVILPATSMGKDLAPRLAVRLDGAVVPDVTALDVDSGDVIATRPIYAGKALEKVRVTTAKKVFSLRPNVFTAGQPDGAAATVETLAVDFTDADFATKATGTSIASGKLDVSEATVIVSGGRGLQGPEHWPLIEGLAAALGRVTGGAATGASRAVVDAGWRPHGEQVGQTGKTVSPNLYVACGISGAIQHLAGMSSSKCIVAINKDKDAPIFQVADYGIVGDVFEVIPALTEELGKL from the coding sequence ATGAATATCCTCGTCATCGCTGAACAACGCGACAATACCGTAAAGAAAGCCTCCTTCGAAGCCGTGCGCGCGGCTGCGAAGCTGGCCGGGCAACTCGGCGCATCCGTCACCGGCATGCTCATCGGCGGCAGCGCCGAAGCGGCCGCTTCGCTCGGCGGCTACGGCGCGACCAAAGTGCTGCACGTTGCGGACGAACGGCTCGCGCTCTACTCCAGCGCCGCCTATGCCACGGCAGTCACCACCGCCGCAGCAAAAGAGAACGCCGATATCGTCATTCTTCCCGCCACCTCCATGGGCAAGGACCTTGCGCCCCGCCTCGCCGTGCGCCTCGACGGCGCCGTCGTGCCGGATGTCACCGCGCTCGATGTGGATAGCGGCGACGTCATCGCCACGCGTCCGATCTATGCCGGCAAGGCGCTGGAAAAGGTCCGTGTCACGACGGCGAAAAAAGTGTTCTCCCTGCGTCCCAATGTGTTTACCGCCGGACAACCCGATGGTGCGGCAGCGACAGTCGAAACTCTCGCGGTGGATTTCACCGACGCCGACTTCGCGACCAAAGCCACCGGCACCAGTATCGCTTCCGGCAAACTGGATGTGTCCGAAGCCACCGTCATCGTTTCCGGCGGACGCGGCTTGCAGGGACCCGAGCATTGGCCGCTCATCGAAGGTCTTGCCGCCGCGCTGGGCAGAGTCACAGGCGGTGCCGCCACCGGTGCCTCGCGCGCAGTGGTGGATGCCGGCTGGCGACCCCACGGCGAGCAGGTGGGACAGACCGGCAAAACCGTGTCTCCCAATCTCTACGTGGCCTGCGGCATCTCCGGCGCCATCCAGCATCTCGCCGGTATGTCGTCTTCCAAATGTATTGTGGCAATCAATAAGGATAAGGACGCTCCCATTTTCCAGGTCGCGGACTACGGCATCGTCGGCGACGTGTTCGAGGTCATCCCGGCGTTGACGGAAGAACTTGGAAAATTGTAG
- a CDS encoding 6-phosphofructokinase — protein sequence MNIGVLTGGGDCPGLNPVIRGIVRASLKLGHSVTGFRHGWKGIVEGITMPLGRDAVSGILHRGGTILGTSRTNPYKLENGEQRILDTIAKENIDALIPIGGEDTLGVAVKLHKAGVKLVGVPKTIDNDLPGTDFTFGFDTAVNIAMEAIDRLHSTAESHSRVLVVEVMGRHAGWITWYAGIAGGGDVILVPEHPFSVEDVCASIKRRHENGKNFSIVVVSEGAKVATDSERDEDGSYVIASMKKDAFGHVMLGGVAKVLADEIENRLGFETRHTVLGHIQRGGSPSAFDRVLGTRYGVRAAELVHEGRFGRMVALQGTKIVDIDITQIATGIKELDPDLYKVAEYFQD from the coding sequence ATGAACATTGGGGTGCTCACGGGCGGCGGCGACTGTCCCGGACTCAATCCTGTTATTCGCGGCATCGTGCGCGCGTCTCTCAAGCTGGGTCATTCCGTCACCGGTTTCCGGCACGGATGGAAAGGGATAGTGGAAGGCATCACCATGCCTCTGGGGCGCGATGCGGTCAGCGGTATTCTGCACCGCGGCGGTACCATACTCGGCACCTCGCGCACCAATCCCTATAAGCTCGAGAACGGGGAGCAGCGCATTCTCGACACTATCGCGAAGGAAAACATCGACGCGCTCATTCCCATCGGGGGCGAGGACACGCTCGGCGTCGCCGTGAAACTGCACAAAGCCGGCGTCAAACTCGTGGGCGTACCGAAGACCATTGACAACGATTTGCCGGGCACGGACTTCACCTTCGGTTTCGACACGGCGGTGAACATCGCCATGGAGGCCATTGACCGCCTGCACAGCACAGCCGAGAGCCACAGCCGCGTACTGGTAGTGGAAGTGATGGGACGTCACGCGGGATGGATTACCTGGTACGCGGGCATCGCCGGCGGCGGCGACGTGATTCTTGTGCCCGAGCATCCCTTCAGCGTGGAGGATGTGTGCGCGAGCATCAAGCGGCGTCATGAAAACGGAAAGAATTTCAGCATCGTAGTGGTGTCGGAAGGTGCGAAAGTCGCCACGGACAGCGAGCGCGACGAGGACGGCAGCTATGTGATCGCCAGCATGAAAAAAGACGCGTTCGGTCATGTAATGTTGGGCGGCGTCGCGAAAGTGCTGGCCGATGAAATCGAGAATCGCCTCGGCTTCGAGACACGTCACACCGTGCTCGGCCATATTCAGCGCGGCGGCTCGCCGTCCGCGTTCGACCGTGTACTCGGCACGCGCTACGGTGTACGCGCGGCGGAACTGGTGCACGAAGGGCGCTTCGGACGCATGGTGGCCTTGCAGGGGACGAAGATCGTGGACATTGACATCACACAGATTGCCACGGGCATCAAGGAACTCGATCCCGACCTGTACAAAGTAGCCGAATATTTTCAGGATTGA
- a CDS encoding bifunctional nuclease family protein, giving the protein MSKIKVDILGLSTSSSSGGAYALILRETDGQRRLPIIIGAFEAQAIALEIEGIKPPRPMTHDLFKDVIETLGFAITEVTITELREGTFYARLSLDNTAMDEVDARPSDAIALAVRFGIPVFVAEEVLDEAGFVPEGEEHHDTHDATADTVLAPREQRLAELQSRLDDAINNEDYEDAAKIRDEILRLQSGD; this is encoded by the coding sequence ATGTCAAAAATTAAAGTCGACATCCTCGGTCTCTCCACCTCCTCCTCCAGCGGGGGAGCGTATGCGCTCATCCTGCGCGAGACGGACGGACAGCGCCGCTTGCCCATCATTATCGGGGCCTTCGAGGCGCAGGCCATCGCTCTGGAAATCGAGGGCATCAAACCGCCCCGGCCCATGACGCATGATCTGTTCAAGGACGTGATCGAAACGCTCGGCTTTGCCATTACCGAAGTCACCATCACCGAGCTGCGCGAGGGGACGTTCTATGCCCGGCTGTCGCTGGACAATACGGCGATGGACGAGGTGGACGCCCGTCCCAGCGATGCCATCGCCCTCGCCGTGCGCTTCGGCATACCCGTGTTTGTCGCGGAGGAAGTGCTGGATGAAGCCGGCTTTGTCCCCGAAGGCGAGGAGCATCACGACACCCACGACGCAACGGCGGACACGGTTCTGGCTCCGCGTGAACAGCGCCTGGCGGAGTTGCAGTCCCGGCTCGACGATGCCATAAACAACGAGGATTACGAGGACGCGGCAAAAATTCGAGACGAGATTCTTCGCCTGCAGAGTGGTGATTGA
- a CDS encoding sterol desaturase family protein, with the protein MKLYVSNKRETPRMFDNGVMEFFSRTHWSVPLWFFVPIVISFVALGVLRGSFTIPQHIGLLLAGLFIWTLTEYVLHRFVFHYEPRTDWGRKFHWMFHGVHHDYPSDPLRLVMVPSVSLPLGGLFFLLFYVALGDPSVFPFSAGFFIGYLFYDITHYAVHHFPIKGKLFGTLRELHMRHHFQQPDRGFGVSSPMWDHVFRTSMLRERSRVSESSNDELNANS; encoded by the coding sequence ATGAAGCTCTACGTTTCCAATAAGCGCGAAACCCCCCGCATGTTCGACAACGGCGTCATGGAGTTTTTTTCGCGTACCCATTGGTCCGTACCACTGTGGTTCTTTGTCCCTATCGTGATTTCCTTCGTTGCGCTCGGTGTCCTTCGCGGCAGCTTCACCATACCGCAGCACATCGGTCTGCTTCTCGCCGGGCTGTTTATCTGGACTCTGACGGAGTACGTCCTGCACCGCTTTGTCTTTCACTATGAGCCGCGGACCGACTGGGGCCGCAAATTTCACTGGATGTTTCATGGGGTGCATCACGACTACCCCAGCGACCCCCTGCGCCTCGTGATGGTTCCCTCCGTCAGTCTCCCGCTGGGTGGGCTGTTTTTCCTTCTCTTCTACGTCGCTCTTGGTGATCCGTCGGTATTCCCCTTCAGTGCCGGCTTCTTCATCGGGTATCTGTTCTACGATATCACCCATTACGCCGTGCATCATTTTCCGATAAAGGGAAAACTGTTCGGCACGTTGCGCGAGCTGCACATGCGGCATCACTTCCAGCAACCTGACCGCGGCTTCGGTGTCAGTTCCCCGATGTGGGATCACGTCTTCCGCACCAGCATGCTCCGCGAACGCTCCCGCGTCTCCGAATCTTCAAATGATGAGTTAAACGCAAACAGTTAA
- a CDS encoding multicopper oxidase domain-containing protein, protein MKLTLTLLLFFASALAVAQQPLRIPDTLSGPEYELVLREGATEFFPGIRTRTMGVNGDVLGPTLLLNKYDDVSLRVINQLSDTTTLHWHGLHVAARNDGGPHSTIAPGATWNPRFTVLDWASTYWYHPHPHHRTNEHVSLGISGLIIVRDSAEARLQLPRRYGVDDFPLVVQSRDFDGSGQIAMHTAHDSTLMVNATIKPYLDVPAQIVRFRLLNGSSERTYLFGLSDNRPFHQIASDGGLLSTPVRMTRLMLSPGERAEILVDFSNQRGQNVLLMNFGSEIPSGIYGAAQPGMGPGQTIPGYTANPLNGRNRSVLEFRIGDANAEAITSLPTSLVPHAPWPASSADTTRTFTFMSSIMGPRAIEGPFMINDVHFDPDIINEYIPFENVEVWELRNMTPIAHPFHIHDVQFCILSINGVSPPPGLAGRKDVVLVPPGNGVVRFITKFETHHDNTFPYMYHCHLLTHEDHGMMGQFIVSSPPVSTFREIPTVRDRAVLREIHPNPASDVVTLRYELPSAGHARLQVFDAMGRLVATLVNSEQQSGVHQTRFTAAGLPPGMYTCVLRTTDGSAAMRTFILLR, encoded by the coding sequence ATGAAGCTCACACTGACACTGCTGCTGTTTTTTGCTTCCGCACTCGCGGTCGCGCAACAACCCCTGCGTATACCGGACACGCTCTCCGGGCCCGAGTACGAATTGGTGCTGCGCGAAGGTGCGACGGAGTTCTTCCCCGGCATCCGGACTCGGACAATGGGAGTGAATGGCGATGTGCTTGGCCCGACGCTGTTACTCAACAAATACGACGACGTGAGTCTCCGTGTCATCAATCAACTCTCCGATACGACGACGTTGCATTGGCATGGTCTGCATGTCGCCGCGCGCAACGACGGCGGTCCGCACAGCACCATAGCACCCGGTGCGACCTGGAATCCGCGATTTACTGTATTGGACTGGGCTTCGACCTACTGGTACCATCCGCATCCGCATCATAGAACCAACGAGCACGTTTCACTGGGTATTTCGGGCCTGATCATTGTGCGCGACAGCGCGGAAGCGCGTCTGCAACTCCCGCGGCGATACGGCGTCGATGATTTTCCTCTCGTCGTGCAAAGCAGAGATTTCGATGGAAGCGGACAGATCGCCATGCATACCGCTCACGATTCGACTCTGATGGTGAATGCAACCATCAAACCCTATCTCGATGTTCCGGCACAGATCGTGCGTTTTCGCTTGCTCAACGGATCCTCGGAACGCACCTACCTCTTCGGACTTTCGGATAACCGGCCCTTCCATCAGATCGCTTCGGACGGCGGTCTTCTCTCGACGCCTGTCCGCATGACCCGGCTTATGCTCTCTCCCGGCGAGCGGGCGGAAATCCTCGTCGACTTCTCGAATCAACGCGGTCAGAATGTTCTTCTGATGAATTTCGGTTCGGAAATCCCCTCCGGTATTTACGGCGCGGCACAACCCGGTATGGGGCCGGGGCAGACCATTCCCGGCTACACGGCGAATCCGCTGAATGGCAGGAACAGATCGGTGCTCGAGTTTCGCATCGGCGATGCAAACGCGGAAGCGATTACCTCGCTGCCAACGTCCCTCGTTCCACATGCTCCATGGCCTGCCTCGAGCGCCGACACCACGCGCACATTTACCTTCATGTCTTCGATAATGGGGCCACGGGCAATCGAAGGACCCTTCATGATCAATGATGTCCATTTCGATCCGGACATCATCAACGAATATATCCCATTTGAGAATGTGGAGGTTTGGGAATTGCGCAACATGACTCCCATTGCCCACCCCTTCCATATACATGATGTGCAGTTTTGCATACTCAGCATCAACGGCGTGTCGCCCCCTCCCGGCCTCGCCGGTAGAAAGGATGTCGTGCTCGTGCCGCCCGGCAACGGCGTCGTCCGCTTCATCACGAAGTTCGAGACCCATCACGACAATACGTTTCCCTACATGTACCATTGTCACCTGCTTACGCATGAAGACCATGGTATGATGGGGCAGTTCATCGTTTCATCCCCGCCTGTTTCAACCTTCAGAGAAATTCCCACCGTGCGCGATCGTGCCGTCCTCAGGGAAATACACCCCAATCCCGCCAGCGATGTCGTAACACTCCGCTACGAACTCCCTTCCGCGGGGCATGCGCGGCTCCAGGTATTCGATGCGATGGGACGACTTGTCGCAACGCTCGTCAATTCCGAGCAGCAGTCCGGGGTACATCAGACGCGCTTCACCGCGGCAGGTCTGCCGCCGGGAATGTACACCTGCGTGCTGCGGACGACCGATGGTTCAGCCGCAATGAGGACGTTTATCCTTCTACGCTAG
- a CDS encoding alpha-amylase, with amino-acid sequence MIALQTLRDAIAQEEYQNIGTEYRIPALWLHAGDTEQERVRVVKAIPFFLEGIDAILSLPDASPVRQASGGEWTKGAVVYNMFTRLTTAWDHDGDGNVGIEDLPGGLRETGTFLKSIAMLPHIRSLGCNTIHLLPITAIGKDGNKGTLGSPYAIRNPYELDQRLAEPFHGLGAEAEFAAFVEAAHRLGMRVVMEFVFRTASKDSDWIPEHPNWFYWIDEAIPDRDGGAGHEDGYGNPRFSSEELNVINLRVKRNDTSSLPPPGMAYRQMFRSAPEEVVKEGDRYIGILGDGTRVRIPGAFADWPPDDVQPPWNDVTYLKLFDHPGFNYIAYNTIRIYDSRLATVEHENRGLWNNIINIIPHFQKNFGIDGVMIDMGHALPKRLKQSMVERARKIDPDFAFWEENFAISVKSRQEGYNATVGYLWSDEHIPAKLREFLHMLQSQDVPVPFFATPETHNTPRAATRPGGLHFSRLVTAVNAFLPAVPFIHQGFELGETFPVNTGLGFTPEDIAALPSHTLPLFSQSALCWDNGGQISDYIARVMTLREAWSDVIVNPSARSIQVLECGNPSLLCFLRMSPARDRTLAIVANMDVHAGAHVALSLDTDFTVLKDELSGAESTRGDGGFHFDLAPGQVLVFELRKPHTQIEEFPVEGHG; translated from the coding sequence ATGATCGCTTTACAGACGTTGCGCGATGCGATCGCGCAAGAGGAATATCAGAACATCGGCACGGAGTACCGCATCCCGGCACTCTGGCTGCACGCAGGTGATACAGAACAGGAACGTGTGCGGGTCGTCAAAGCCATCCCGTTCTTCCTGGAAGGCATTGACGCGATACTGTCGTTGCCGGACGCCTCCCCTGTACGGCAGGCCTCGGGCGGCGAATGGACGAAGGGCGCCGTGGTATACAACATGTTCACGCGTCTCACGACCGCCTGGGATCATGACGGCGACGGCAACGTCGGGATCGAGGATCTACCGGGCGGGTTGCGCGAAACGGGGACGTTTCTCAAAAGCATCGCGATGCTCCCGCACATCAGGAGTCTGGGCTGCAATACCATTCATCTCCTGCCCATCACGGCCATCGGGAAAGACGGCAACAAGGGGACGCTCGGATCGCCGTACGCGATACGGAATCCCTACGAGCTGGATCAGCGACTGGCTGAGCCCTTTCACGGACTCGGAGCGGAGGCGGAGTTTGCCGCGTTCGTCGAAGCGGCGCATCGCCTGGGCATGCGTGTGGTGATGGAGTTCGTGTTCCGCACCGCCTCGAAAGACAGCGACTGGATTCCCGAGCATCCGAACTGGTTTTACTGGATAGACGAAGCCATTCCGGATCGCGACGGGGGCGCCGGGCATGAGGATGGCTACGGCAATCCGCGCTTCAGCAGCGAAGAGCTGAACGTGATCAACTTGCGCGTGAAGCGCAACGACACCAGCAGTCTGCCGCCACCGGGCATGGCGTACAGGCAAATGTTCCGCAGCGCTCCGGAGGAAGTCGTCAAGGAAGGCGACCGCTACATCGGCATACTCGGCGACGGCACACGTGTGCGCATACCGGGGGCTTTCGCGGACTGGCCACCGGACGACGTGCAGCCGCCCTGGAACGACGTGACCTATCTCAAGCTCTTCGATCATCCGGGCTTCAATTACATCGCCTACAACACGATTCGCATTTACGATTCCCGGCTGGCGACGGTGGAACATGAAAACCGGGGCTTGTGGAACAACATCATCAACATCATTCCGCATTTTCAGAAAAATTTCGGGATTGACGGCGTGATGATTGACATGGGCCATGCGCTTCCCAAGAGACTCAAACAGAGCATGGTGGAGCGGGCCAGGAAAATCGATCCGGACTTCGCGTTCTGGGAAGAGAACTTCGCCATCTCCGTCAAAAGCCGTCAGGAGGGATACAACGCCACCGTCGGCTACTTGTGGAGCGACGAGCATATCCCGGCCAAGCTGCGCGAATTTCTGCACATGCTTCAATCGCAGGACGTACCGGTGCCCTTCTTCGCAACGCCGGAGACGCACAACACCCCGCGGGCGGCCACGCGTCCGGGCGGTCTGCATTTTTCACGCCTGGTGACGGCGGTGAACGCGTTTCTCCCGGCGGTACCGTTCATCCATCAGGGCTTCGAGCTGGGCGAGACCTTCCCGGTGAACACCGGCCTCGGCTTCACGCCCGAGGACATCGCCGCGTTGCCGTCGCATACACTGCCGCTGTTCTCCCAATCCGCATTGTGCTGGGACAACGGCGGGCAGATCAGCGATTACATCGCACGTGTGATGACGCTACGCGAAGCATGGAGCGACGTGATCGTCAATCCCTCGGCGCGCAGCATACAGGTGCTGGAGTGCGGCAATCCCTCACTGCTGTGCTTCCTGCGGATGTCGCCGGCGCGCGACAGGACACTTGCCATAGTCGCGAACATGGATGTGCATGCCGGTGCGCATGTCGCCCTTTCCCTCGATACAGATTTTACGGTATTGAAAGACGAGCTCTCCGGCGCAGAAAGTACGCGCGGGGACGGAGGGTTCCATTTCGATCTCGCGCCCGGGCAAGTCCTGGTATTCGAACTGCGTAAGCCCCACACGCAGATCGAGGAATTTCCGGTGGAGGGACACGGATAG
- a CDS encoding electron transfer flavoprotein subunit beta/FixA family protein → MNIYVCVSHVPDTTTKVMVGSDGKHIDPNGVTFILNPYDEYAVEAGLQLKEARGGEVTVVCVGPEAVKETMRKALAMGADKGLHIKTDDQRDSFGIARAIADALADKNPDVVFCGRQSIDYDSWQMAGLLGEMLGMPSVSVVAKLDIAEDGSFTAERDIEGGQETVTSKLPAVISAQKGLNDPRYPKLQGIMAAKRKPIDEVVPAAYQNRVETVSMSKPAIKSAGRIVGEGPDAVKELVRLLHEEAKVI, encoded by the coding sequence ATGAATATTTACGTTTGCGTGAGCCATGTGCCCGATACCACCACCAAGGTGATGGTCGGCAGCGATGGCAAGCATATTGATCCCAACGGCGTCACATTCATTCTCAATCCCTACGATGAGTACGCCGTCGAAGCCGGCTTGCAGCTCAAAGAAGCCCGCGGCGGCGAAGTGACCGTCGTCTGTGTCGGTCCCGAAGCCGTGAAAGAAACCATGCGCAAAGCCCTCGCCATGGGCGCCGATAAGGGCCTGCACATCAAAACCGACGATCAACGCGATTCTTTCGGCATAGCCCGCGCCATCGCGGATGCGCTCGCGGACAAAAATCCCGATGTCGTGTTCTGCGGACGTCAGTCCATTGATTACGACAGCTGGCAAATGGCCGGCCTGCTCGGCGAAATGCTCGGCATGCCCTCCGTGTCCGTGGTCGCCAAACTCGACATAGCGGAAGATGGCAGTTTCACCGCCGAACGCGATATCGAGGGCGGACAGGAAACCGTCACGTCCAAACTGCCCGCCGTCATCTCCGCGCAGAAAGGACTCAACGATCCCCGTTATCCCAAACTGCAGGGCATCATGGCCGCCAAACGCAAGCCCATTGATGAAGTCGTGCCCGCAGCGTATCAGAACCGCGTCGAAACCGTGTCCATGAGCAAGCCCGCCATCAAATCCGCCGGCCGCATCGTGGGCGAAGGTCCCGACGCCGTCAAGGAACTCGTGCGACTGCTGCACGAAGAGGCCAAAGTGATTTGA
- a CDS encoding NlpC/P60 family protein — MNRRTLKFLLLLTIAIVIVLAPSTMSGAVSNTHAVKQNSPKTRAAKKSLARKHAALAVLREYLPNYADILEAKSVRFEDIYYRGSSIVPVPAPFDATSPFVNPMLRLELLQSIEDWLGTRYRYGGRSRGGVDCSGFVCQMVDETLGRRIGNSSSAQSKEFAPIFSVDSLQFGDLMFFSGTRRTAKRIGHVGIYLGNGVFAHSSTSIGVTFNHITDGYYARRFRWGGRFSSAVVADADKSGVYVSP; from the coding sequence ATGAATCGACGAACCTTAAAATTCCTGCTCCTGCTGACAATAGCGATAGTCATCGTTTTAGCACCTTCGACCATGAGCGGTGCCGTCAGCAACACACACGCCGTCAAGCAAAACTCCCCCAAAACCCGCGCCGCGAAAAAATCCCTTGCACGCAAACATGCCGCTCTGGCCGTGCTTCGTGAGTACCTGCCCAACTACGCAGATATTCTCGAAGCGAAGAGTGTTCGTTTCGAGGATATTTATTATCGCGGCAGCTCCATCGTCCCCGTCCCCGCCCCCTTCGACGCCACCTCCCCTTTCGTCAATCCCATGCTTCGGCTCGAACTGCTTCAGTCCATCGAGGACTGGCTCGGTACGCGCTATCGCTACGGCGGACGTTCGCGCGGCGGTGTGGATTGCTCGGGATTCGTGTGTCAGATGGTGGATGAGACGCTCGGACGCCGGATCGGGAATTCCTCCAGCGCACAATCGAAAGAGTTCGCTCCCATATTTTCTGTTGACAGCCTGCAGTTCGGGGACCTGATGTTTTTCTCCGGGACCCGCCGTACCGCCAAGCGCATCGGGCATGTCGGCATTTACCTCGGGAACGGCGTATTCGCACATTCGTCCACATCCATCGGCGTCACCTTCAACCACATCACGGACGGCTATTACGCCCGCCGCTTCCGCTGGGGCGGCCGCTTCTCGTCCGCCGTCGTGGCTGATGCCGATAAGAGTGGTGTGTACGTCAGCCCCTGA
- a CDS encoding glycosyltransferase, whose product MKLLVTIPVYNEEKALPVSIPMLHSFLSEHMDGYDWSIEIADNASIDRTPMVSESLVRDYDRVRYLRLEQKGRGRALKRSWTGCDADIVSYMDVDLSTNLESFPPMIHALAHEGFDIGTGSRLMKGANTVRSVKREFISRSYNLMVKAMFFTRFSDAQCGFKAVTRQVVDVLLPEIEDNVWFFDSELLIIGEKCGYRIYDVPVKWIEDLDTRVKIVKTAIDDIKGLLRVRRKFWAGAYRDLKK is encoded by the coding sequence ATGAAGCTGCTCGTCACCATCCCCGTGTACAACGAAGAGAAAGCTCTTCCCGTCAGCATTCCCATGCTGCATTCCTTCCTGAGTGAGCACATGGACGGATACGACTGGAGCATAGAAATCGCCGACAATGCCTCCATAGACCGGACACCCATGGTGTCCGAATCTCTCGTCCGCGATTATGACCGTGTCCGCTATCTCCGCCTCGAACAAAAAGGCCGCGGCCGCGCGCTCAAACGCTCGTGGACCGGTTGCGATGCGGATATCGTGAGCTACATGGACGTTGACCTGTCCACGAATCTCGAATCTTTTCCTCCCATGATTCACGCCCTCGCGCACGAGGGATTTGACATCGGCACCGGCTCCCGCCTGATGAAGGGCGCAAACACCGTGCGCAGCGTCAAGCGGGAGTTCATCTCCCGAAGCTACAACCTCATGGTCAAGGCCATGTTCTTTACCCGTTTCTCCGACGCGCAATGCGGTTTCAAGGCGGTGACACGTCAGGTGGTGGATGTGCTTCTCCCGGAAATCGAAGACAATGTCTGGTTCTTCGATTCCGAGCTGCTCATCATCGGCGAGAAATGCGGCTACAGAATCTATGACGTCCCTGTAAAGTGGATCGAGGATCTCGATACACGCGTGAAAATCGTCAAAACCGCCATAGACGACATCAAAGGCCTCCTCCGCGTCCGCCGCAAATTCTGGGCCGGGGCGTATCGCGATCTGAAAAAATGA